One Cupriavidus taiwanensis LMG 19424 DNA segment encodes these proteins:
- a CDS encoding DUF1427 family protein, translating to MVEIALGSTELQAAAVGLVTGLLYTAVRAPIPAPNVLGGIFAIFGTFAGFVLVAAMRGQLLIG from the coding sequence ATGGTGGAAATCGCATTGGGCAGTACTGAACTGCAGGCCGCGGCCGTTGGCCTGGTGACGGGTCTTCTTTACACTGCGGTACGGGCGCCGATACCGGCCCCGAACGTGCTGGGCGGCATCTTCGCCATCTTCGGCACCTTCGCCGGCTTTGTCCTGGTAGCCGCGATGCGGGGGCAGCTGCTGATCGGCTAA
- a CDS encoding XapX domain-containing protein, whose amino-acid sequence MQYVYIGRNELVALVVGLVTGTLYSWLNLPIPAPNVTGGICAILFTYIGYLIVHAWRRTIAFGRPPASR is encoded by the coding sequence ATGCAATACGTCTACATAGGCCGCAACGAACTGGTCGCGCTGGTGGTCGGGCTGGTGACCGGCACGCTGTATTCCTGGCTCAACCTGCCGATTCCGGCGCCGAATGTCACCGGCGGGATCTGCGCGATCCTGTTCACGTACATCGGCTACCTGATCGTGCACGCGTGGCGCCGGACCATCGCCTTCGGGCGGCCGCCGGCAAGCCGCTGA
- a CDS encoding acetamidase/formamidase family protein, whose translation MLHDLPARPETIHWGYFDATQAPALTVKSGDLIRAEAVTHHAGDAPDLMMDDAIREIYRKVPHDDRHPGVHIMTGPIYVEDAKPGDVLEVRYLQMIPRFRFGANVAASWGQLYKEFEKERVTIYELDQPSNTAHALYAYDYPGKLTIPGKVVDERECCRQPALAGVRVPVRPHLGTAGVAPDARGRVTTVEPGLHGGNIDNWRIGAGATMYYPVQVDGALFSIGDPHISQGDGEISGTAIEASLNVLFQIVLRKDFHFPSPLLETPDCWVVHGFHEDLDEAGRNAARDMIHLLTEQQGLSRDDAYSLMSVSADFGVTQVVDGTQGIHCTMPRTIFPPKARG comes from the coding sequence ATGCTGCACGACCTGCCCGCCCGCCCCGAGACCATCCACTGGGGCTACTTCGATGCCACCCAGGCGCCCGCGCTCACCGTGAAGAGCGGCGACCTGATCCGCGCCGAAGCGGTGACCCACCACGCCGGCGATGCCCCCGACCTGATGATGGACGACGCCATCCGCGAGATTTACCGCAAGGTCCCGCACGACGACCGCCACCCGGGCGTGCACATCATGACCGGCCCGATCTATGTCGAGGATGCGAAGCCGGGCGATGTGCTGGAAGTGCGCTACCTGCAGATGATTCCGCGCTTCCGCTTCGGCGCCAATGTCGCCGCGAGCTGGGGCCAGCTGTACAAGGAGTTCGAGAAGGAGCGCGTCACCATCTACGAGCTGGACCAGCCCTCCAACACCGCGCATGCGCTCTACGCCTACGACTATCCCGGCAAGCTGACCATTCCCGGCAAGGTGGTCGACGAGCGCGAATGCTGCCGCCAGCCGGCGCTGGCCGGCGTGCGCGTTCCCGTGCGGCCCCACCTGGGCACCGCGGGCGTCGCGCCCGACGCGCGCGGCCGCGTCACCACCGTCGAGCCAGGACTGCACGGCGGCAATATCGACAACTGGCGCATCGGCGCGGGCGCGACCATGTACTACCCGGTGCAGGTCGACGGTGCGCTGTTCTCGATCGGGGACCCGCATATCTCGCAAGGCGACGGCGAAATCAGCGGCACCGCCATCGAGGCCTCGCTGAACGTGCTGTTCCAGATCGTGCTGCGCAAGGACTTCCATTTCCCCTCGCCGCTGCTGGAGACGCCGGACTGCTGGGTCGTGCACGGCTTCCATGAAGACCTCGACGAAGCCGGCAGGAACGCGGCCCGCGACATGATCCACCTGCTGACCGAACAGCAGGGCCTGTCGCGCGACGATGCCTACTCGCTGATGAGCGTGTCGGCGGACTTCGGCGTGACGCAGGTGGTCGACGGCACCCAGGGCATCCACTGCACCATGCCGCGCACCATCTTCCCGCCCAAGGCCAGGGGCTGA
- a CDS encoding CaiB/BaiF CoA transferase family protein: MADINNSPRLPLAGVRVLDLSRVLAGPMCTQALGDLGAEVIKVEHPGRGDDTRDWGLRVGTRNTAYFNSANRNKQSIGIDLQQPEGQRIVRELAAKCDVLVQNFKFGGIDKMGLGYEALKAINPGLVYCSITGYRSNGPEATRPGYDLVVQGEAGLMALNGEEGQGPLKFGTAVVDMFTGMYSAQAVLAALYDRQRTGQGRHVEMALYDCGLMITAYYGLEALLMGEDPPKYGNAHPSIVPYGVFDAADGPLVITVGNNAQFQRFCNEVIERPDLAADERFATNTGRSANRQALLPELRAELARRPRELLLARLSAAGIPCGEVLGLLEALRSRRSAEAGLLAELPNPETGRVEVLAPPYRLDGERVPVRAAPPLLSQDTERVLGDLLGMDAGQVAALKAAGVV, from the coding sequence ATGGCTGATATCAACAATTCCCCGCGCCTGCCGCTGGCGGGCGTGCGCGTGCTGGACCTGTCCCGCGTGCTGGCCGGACCGATGTGCACGCAGGCGCTGGGCGACCTGGGCGCGGAGGTGATCAAGGTCGAACACCCCGGCCGCGGCGACGATACGCGCGACTGGGGCTTGCGCGTGGGCACGCGCAATACGGCCTACTTCAACAGCGCCAACCGCAACAAGCAGTCCATCGGCATCGACCTGCAGCAGCCCGAAGGCCAGCGCATCGTGCGCGAGCTGGCGGCCAAGTGCGACGTGCTGGTGCAGAACTTCAAGTTCGGCGGCATCGACAAGATGGGGCTGGGCTACGAGGCGCTGAAGGCGATCAACCCGGGCCTGGTCTATTGCTCGATCACCGGCTACCGCAGCAACGGCCCCGAGGCGACCCGTCCCGGCTACGACCTGGTGGTGCAGGGCGAGGCCGGCCTGATGGCGCTGAATGGCGAGGAGGGCCAGGGGCCGCTGAAGTTCGGCACCGCGGTGGTGGACATGTTCACCGGCATGTATTCGGCGCAGGCCGTGCTGGCCGCGCTGTACGACCGCCAGCGCACCGGCCAGGGCCGCCACGTGGAAATGGCGCTGTACGACTGCGGCCTGATGATCACGGCCTACTACGGCCTGGAGGCGCTGCTGATGGGCGAGGACCCGCCCAAGTACGGCAACGCCCATCCGTCGATCGTCCCTTACGGCGTGTTCGACGCGGCCGATGGCCCGCTGGTGATCACGGTCGGCAACAACGCGCAGTTCCAGCGCTTCTGCAACGAGGTGATCGAGCGCCCGGACCTGGCCGCCGACGAGCGCTTCGCCACCAATACCGGCCGCTCGGCCAACCGCCAGGCGCTGCTGCCGGAACTGCGCGCCGAACTGGCGCGCCGCCCGCGCGAGCTGCTGCTGGCGCGCCTGAGCGCCGCCGGCATTCCGTGCGGCGAGGTGCTGGGGCTGCTCGAGGCGCTGCGCTCGCGGCGCTCGGCCGAAGCCGGCCTGCTGGCAGAGCTGCCCAATCCGGAAACCGGCCGTGTGGAAGTGCTGGCGCCGCCGTACCGGCTCGATGGCGAGCGCGTGCCGGTGCGCGCCGCGCCGCCGCTGCTGTCGCAGGATACGGAGCGCGTGCTGGGCGACCTGCTCGGCATGGATGCCGGGCAGGTGGCTGCGCTGAAGGCTGCGGGGGTGGTGTAA
- a CDS encoding sensor histidine kinase — translation MDAKVAQAEDSRTTLAGLARKAWQAVFETAARATLLDEESVIRLRRIQMVGALGVVGHPLYYVIWSYVFPQPYENLWLRLACTALFVPLLFASAFSGRRWLPPYALFAITVGLPFAFIFFYLENGGSMVWAESVIIAVVILYHFNTAFATIALFAGAAAAIALFVLAGNSMGGIPWEPILLQLPVIGFVIAVLVVIKMDRQLLAEQKRRGMAAALATVAHELRTPLTSLAMTARGLKARLPSALDQDTPQRDGLMQAVARMESDLAHISNSIELLVANSKNPENATQALFEVGEVIRDAVGRFPFEAGDMERVTVDLPGPAYVMGNAQLFGLVTTNLLKNALEAIRRAGKGTIHIRCEVEPDAVHVVFRDTATGVPPQVLARMFQPFFSYPAHRGTGIGLAFCQKVLGSWGAGISCRSEEHVFTEFDMRFPRKAKWPEPQQADAA, via the coding sequence ATGGATGCAAAGGTAGCGCAAGCGGAAGACAGCCGCACCACCCTTGCCGGGCTGGCCCGCAAGGCGTGGCAGGCCGTGTTCGAGACCGCCGCGCGGGCCACGCTGCTGGACGAGGAAAGCGTCATCCGCCTGCGGCGGATCCAGATGGTGGGCGCGCTGGGCGTGGTGGGGCACCCGCTGTACTACGTGATCTGGTCCTATGTGTTCCCGCAGCCCTATGAAAACCTGTGGCTGCGGCTGGCCTGCACCGCGCTGTTCGTGCCGCTGCTGTTCGCCTCGGCATTCTCGGGCCGGCGCTGGCTGCCGCCCTATGCGCTCTTTGCAATCACGGTAGGCCTGCCGTTCGCCTTCATCTTTTTCTACCTGGAGAACGGCGGCTCGATGGTGTGGGCCGAATCGGTGATCATCGCCGTGGTGATCCTGTATCACTTCAACACCGCGTTCGCCACCATTGCCCTGTTCGCGGGCGCGGCGGCGGCAATTGCGCTGTTTGTGCTGGCGGGCAATTCCATGGGCGGCATCCCGTGGGAGCCTATCCTGCTGCAGTTGCCGGTGATCGGCTTCGTGATCGCGGTACTGGTGGTGATCAAGATGGACCGCCAGCTGCTGGCCGAGCAGAAGCGGCGCGGCATGGCCGCGGCGCTGGCGACCGTCGCGCACGAGCTGCGCACGCCGCTGACCAGCCTGGCCATGACCGCGCGCGGCCTGAAGGCCCGGCTGCCGTCGGCGCTGGACCAGGACACGCCGCAGCGCGACGGCCTGATGCAGGCGGTGGCCCGGATGGAGTCAGACCTGGCCCATATCAGCAACAGCATCGAGCTGCTGGTGGCCAACTCGAAGAACCCGGAAAACGCCACGCAGGCACTGTTCGAGGTGGGCGAGGTGATCCGCGACGCCGTCGGCCGCTTTCCGTTCGAAGCGGGCGACATGGAACGGGTCACGGTCGACCTGCCCGGCCCCGCCTACGTGATGGGCAACGCGCAGCTGTTCGGCCTGGTCACGACCAACCTGCTGAAGAACGCGCTGGAAGCGATCCGGCGCGCGGGCAAGGGCACCATCCATATCCGCTGCGAGGTCGAACCCGATGCGGTCCACGTGGTGTTCCGCGACACCGCCACGGGCGTGCCGCCGCAGGTGCTGGCGCGGATGTTCCAGCCGTTCTTCTCCTACCCCGCGCATCGCGGCACCGGCATCGGGCTGGCGTTTTGCCAGAAGGTGCTGGGCAGCTGGGGCGCGGGCATCAGCTGCCGCTCCGAGGAACACGTGTTTACCGAGTTCGACATGCGCTTTCCGCGCAAGGCAAAATGGCCGGAGCCACAGCAGGCTGACGCGGCGTAG
- the cqsA gene encoding alpha-hydroxyketone-type quorum-sensing autoinducer synthase: MLSEAEPVQFRHPASRNKAPTLPPWITTRMAQHFEERMGKLWGGDHLLHGLTPGPDALHLSSNDYLCLLGEASLAQAQMRAFGNDAPELLMSSVFMHGDTPQRRVERKIADLMQAEDGLIAQSGWAANVGLVQCIAGPGIPVYIDMNGHASLWEGIIAAGAQAVPVRHNDCEHVRRQLERFGPGVIMVDSVYSTTGSVAPLVDYVELAEASGCVLVVDESHSLGTHGPRGGGLVPALGLSERVHFRTASLAKAFAGRAGYVACSTAFKDFFAVESRPAIFSSGLLRHEIAWFDAVTDFIATADERRARLHAITRETRAAISALGYNISEGSEQIIGLEAGSEPQVKVLRDALQRRGIFGAVFCAPATPKNRALMRLTLHAKLGANEIDRLVGVLASIRDEVRLEEWSSTRRARRKS; the protein is encoded by the coding sequence ATGCTCTCCGAAGCCGAGCCTGTGCAATTCCGCCACCCCGCCTCCCGCAACAAGGCCCCGACCCTGCCGCCCTGGATCACCACGCGGATGGCACAGCATTTCGAAGAGCGGATGGGCAAGCTCTGGGGCGGGGACCACCTGCTGCACGGGCTGACGCCCGGCCCCGACGCGCTGCACCTGAGCAGCAACGACTACCTGTGCCTGCTGGGCGAAGCCTCGCTGGCGCAGGCGCAGATGCGGGCCTTCGGCAATGACGCGCCGGAGCTGCTGATGTCGTCCGTGTTCATGCACGGCGATACGCCGCAGCGTCGGGTCGAGCGCAAGATCGCCGACCTGATGCAGGCCGAGGACGGGCTGATCGCCCAGTCCGGCTGGGCCGCCAACGTTGGCCTGGTGCAGTGCATCGCCGGCCCCGGCATTCCGGTCTATATCGATATGAACGGCCATGCCTCGCTGTGGGAAGGCATCATCGCCGCGGGCGCGCAGGCGGTGCCGGTGCGCCATAACGATTGCGAGCACGTGCGCCGCCAGCTGGAGCGATTCGGCCCCGGCGTGATCATGGTGGATTCGGTCTACAGCACCACCGGCAGCGTGGCGCCGCTGGTGGACTATGTCGAACTGGCCGAAGCGTCCGGCTGCGTGCTGGTGGTGGACGAATCGCACTCGCTGGGCACCCATGGCCCGCGTGGCGGAGGGCTGGTGCCGGCGCTGGGGCTGTCGGAGCGTGTGCATTTCCGCACCGCGTCGCTGGCCAAGGCCTTTGCCGGGCGCGCGGGCTACGTGGCCTGCTCCACAGCCTTCAAGGATTTCTTCGCGGTGGAATCGCGCCCGGCCATCTTCAGCTCCGGGCTGCTGCGCCACGAGATTGCGTGGTTCGATGCGGTCACGGACTTCATTGCCACCGCGGACGAGCGCCGCGCGCGCCTGCATGCGATCACCCGCGAGACCCGGGCCGCGATTTCCGCACTGGGCTACAACATCAGCGAGGGCTCCGAGCAGATTATCGGGCTGGAAGCCGGCAGCGAACCGCAGGTGAAGGTGCTGCGCGACGCGCTGCAGCGGCGCGGCATCTTCGGCGCGGTATTCTGTGCGCCGGCCACGCCGAAAAACCGGGCATTGATGCGACTTACGCTGCATGCGAAACTTGGCGCCAACGAAATCGACCGCCTGGTCGGCGTGCTCGCCAGCATCCGCGATGAAGTCCGGCTGGAAGAGTGGTCCTCGACGCGCCGGGCCCGGCGCAAGTCCTGA
- a CDS encoding acyl-CoA dehydrogenase family protein, giving the protein MIRDSARQQALLAELRRFVLETCIPLEAQIDQTDVIPEPVVEQMRRLGLFGHSIPEAYGGAGLTTEELAQVNIEVSQAATVFRARFGGNTGIAAESLVADGTEAQRQRYLPQLASGKVTGCFALTEPEAGSDATALQTTARQDGDHYVLNGSKCFITNAPIADLFTVFARTDPGTPGAHGISAFLVERGTPGLSTSEPERKMGQHGSPVGDVYLKDCRVPASAIVGGKPNVGFKTAMKALNKQRINLAGLCVGPAIRLVDEMVRYAAQRRQFGQPIADYQLVQQMIADSNTELHAARALVLETARKRDAGEDVTMEASMCKLFASEMAGRVADRAVQVFGGSGYMARTVAERFYRDVRLFRLYEGTTQIHQLNIARRTLEARGAALEAAGAG; this is encoded by the coding sequence ATGATCCGCGACTCCGCCCGCCAGCAAGCACTGCTTGCCGAACTTCGCCGCTTCGTGCTGGAAACCTGCATCCCGCTCGAGGCGCAGATCGACCAGACCGATGTCATCCCCGAGCCCGTGGTCGAGCAGATGCGCCGCCTCGGCCTGTTCGGCCACAGCATTCCGGAGGCCTACGGCGGCGCCGGCCTGACCACCGAAGAGCTGGCGCAGGTGAACATCGAGGTGTCGCAGGCGGCCACGGTGTTCCGCGCCCGCTTCGGCGGCAACACCGGCATCGCCGCGGAATCGCTGGTGGCCGACGGCACCGAGGCGCAGCGCCAGCGCTACCTGCCGCAGCTGGCCTCCGGCAAGGTCACCGGCTGCTTCGCGCTGACCGAACCGGAAGCCGGTTCCGATGCCACCGCGCTGCAGACCACGGCCAGGCAGGACGGCGACCATTACGTGCTGAACGGCAGCAAGTGCTTTATCACCAATGCGCCGATCGCCGACCTGTTCACCGTATTCGCCCGCACCGACCCCGGCACGCCGGGCGCGCACGGCATCAGTGCCTTCCTGGTCGAGCGCGGCACGCCGGGCCTGAGCACCAGCGAGCCCGAACGCAAGATGGGCCAGCACGGCTCGCCCGTGGGCGACGTCTACCTGAAGGACTGCCGCGTGCCGGCCAGCGCGATCGTCGGCGGCAAACCCAATGTGGGCTTCAAGACCGCAATGAAGGCGCTGAACAAGCAGCGCATCAACCTGGCCGGGCTGTGCGTGGGGCCGGCGATCCGGCTGGTCGACGAGATGGTTCGCTATGCGGCGCAGCGCCGCCAGTTCGGCCAGCCGATTGCCGATTACCAGCTGGTGCAGCAGATGATTGCCGACAGCAACACGGAGCTGCATGCCGCCCGCGCGCTGGTGCTCGAGACCGCGCGCAAGCGCGACGCTGGCGAGGACGTGACCATGGAGGCGTCGATGTGCAAGCTGTTCGCCTCGGAAATGGCCGGCCGCGTGGCGGACAGGGCGGTGCAGGTGTTCGGCGGCAGCGGCTATATGGCGCGCACCGTGGCCGAGCGCTTTTATCGCGATGTGCGGCTGTTCCGGCTGTATGAAGGCACCACGCAGATCCACCAGCTCAATATTGCCCGCCGTACCCTGGAAGCGCGCGGCGCCGCGCTGGAGGCTGCCGGCGCAGGCTGA
- a CDS encoding tripartite tricarboxylate transporter substrate binding protein, with protein MDAFYPLRRLAAGMLACAALTPAATLAAADDAARFPDRPVRIIVPFSAGGVVDSVTRITAENMAKVLQQPVIVENKTGAGGAIGADLVARSPADGYTLLAVSPSYVVGPLLNPSIQGKGGKDFRAVAGIGAVPNVIVVPASSPLRTLPQLLDAARKQPGTLTYASAGIGTSNHLSAELLAQMTHVKLTHVPYKGQPEALSDLLGARVSMMALTSAIARQQVQSGKLRALAVTSSKRTPVLPDVPTVAEAAPLPGYAVGGWFGLVAPQGTPDAVVRKLADAAARATADAATARRLGELGMDLGPQSAAEFDRFLDAETKKWTGVLKTAGITAQ; from the coding sequence ATGGATGCCTTTTACCCGTTGCGCCGGCTCGCTGCCGGCATGCTGGCCTGCGCCGCGCTGACGCCCGCGGCGACGCTGGCCGCCGCCGACGACGCGGCGCGCTTCCCGGACCGCCCGGTGCGGATCATCGTGCCGTTCTCGGCGGGCGGCGTGGTCGACTCGGTCACCCGCATCACGGCCGAGAACATGGCCAAGGTGCTGCAGCAACCGGTGATCGTCGAGAACAAGACCGGCGCCGGCGGCGCCATCGGCGCCGACCTTGTCGCCAGGTCTCCTGCCGACGGCTACACGCTGCTGGCGGTCAGCCCCAGCTACGTGGTTGGCCCGCTGCTCAACCCGTCGATCCAGGGCAAGGGCGGCAAGGACTTCCGCGCCGTGGCCGGCATCGGCGCGGTGCCCAACGTGATCGTGGTGCCGGCCTCGTCGCCGCTGCGCACGCTGCCGCAACTGCTCGACGCCGCGCGCAAGCAGCCGGGCACGCTGACCTATGCCAGCGCGGGCATCGGCACCTCGAACCACCTGTCGGCGGAGTTGCTGGCGCAGATGACGCACGTCAAGCTGACCCACGTGCCCTACAAGGGCCAGCCCGAGGCCCTGAGCGACCTGCTGGGCGCGCGCGTCTCGATGATGGCGCTGACCTCCGCCATTGCGCGCCAGCAGGTGCAGAGCGGCAAGCTGCGCGCGCTGGCCGTGACCTCGTCCAAACGCACGCCGGTGCTGCCGGACGTGCCCACTGTGGCCGAGGCGGCGCCGCTGCCTGGCTATGCAGTGGGCGGGTGGTTCGGGCTGGTGGCGCCGCAGGGCACGCCGGACGCGGTGGTGCGCAAGCTGGCCGACGCCGCCGCGCGCGCCACCGCCGACGCTGCGACCGCGCGCCGCCTGGGCGAACTCGGCATGGACCTCGGCCCGCAATCCGCGGCCGAGTTCGACCGCTTCCTCGATGCCGAAACGAAGAAATGGACCGGCGTGCTGAAGACCGCCGGCATCACGGCACAGTAG
- a CDS encoding IclR family transcriptional regulator yields the protein MEPKQPPHSMDRNPEPLPGLASEDALATDRQFATNLSRGLEVLRAFTPSSPVLGNQDIVARTGLPKATVSRLTYTLGLLGFLSRVPGNQKYRLGAGVLALAYPMLAGLAIRQVARPYMEAIARETGCTVNLGMRERLSVVYVDSCRLDPGNFYQPDIGSTRPLLASAIGRAVLLACSADERTALLNRLRVEDPQRFSQERQMWTEDQKHFRAHGYCLSRGEWRPEIHAIAAPLRQSLHEDPFALNCTIAASRNRDNLLEREVAPRLREAVRQIELSCAR from the coding sequence ATGGAACCCAAGCAACCACCGCACAGCATGGACCGCAACCCGGAACCCCTGCCCGGCCTGGCCAGCGAGGACGCCCTCGCCACCGATCGCCAGTTCGCCACCAACCTGTCGCGCGGGCTCGAGGTGCTGCGCGCCTTTACGCCGTCCAGCCCGGTGCTGGGCAACCAGGACATCGTGGCGCGCACCGGGCTGCCCAAGGCGACGGTATCGCGGCTCACGTACACGCTGGGGCTGCTGGGTTTTCTCAGCCGCGTGCCCGGCAACCAGAAGTACCGGCTCGGCGCGGGCGTGCTGGCGCTGGCTTACCCGATGCTGGCCGGTCTGGCGATCCGCCAGGTGGCCCGGCCCTATATGGAGGCCATCGCGCGCGAGACTGGCTGCACCGTGAACCTGGGCATGCGCGAGCGCCTGTCGGTGGTCTACGTGGACAGTTGCCGATTGGATCCGGGCAACTTCTACCAGCCGGACATCGGCAGCACGCGCCCGCTGCTGGCCAGTGCCATCGGCCGCGCGGTGCTGCTGGCGTGCAGCGCGGACGAGCGCACGGCGCTGCTGAACCGGCTGCGGGTCGAAGACCCGCAGCGCTTCAGCCAGGAGCGCCAGATGTGGACGGAGGACCAGAAGCATTTCCGCGCGCACGGCTATTGCCTGAGCCGCGGCGAATGGCGGCCCGAGATCCATGCGATCGCGGCGCCGTTGCGCCAGTCGCTGCACGAGGACCCGTTCGCGCTGAACTGCACCATCGCGGCATCGCGCAATCGCGACAACCTGCTGGAGCGCGAGGTGGCGCCGCGGCTGCGCGAAGCGGTGCGGCAGATCGAACTGAGCTGCGCGCGCTGA
- a CDS encoding CaiB/BaiF CoA transferase family protein translates to MPDTNAQPVSPEAPGNGPLAGLRILDMATVVAAPFSATLCADMGAEVVKLELPDGSDPLRGLEPVTRDHALYWKVTNRGKRGISLDVRTPRGREIFLRLLPRFDVLVENFRTGTLARWGLDLETLHAANPRLIVLRLTGFGQTGPDATRPGFARIFEARSGFTNLAGTAQSGPMHMNYPVGDMIAGLFGAFAIATAVAEQRARPAQPGREIDLAATEALFRLLDPLAIEYEQLGHVRQRAGNRTTYAAPSNMYRTADDTWVTVVASSDATFRRLAEAMGAPQLAQAPEYATNAGRVRHIEALDGCIAEWFAAQPYAAAAARLEQCQVPFSKVFSIADIVEDPQMVARQAIVRLPDADLGTVPAPCVVPRFSGYAPPSPRTGPDVGEHNAEVYGELGIGKEALARLREEGVV, encoded by the coding sequence ATGCCAGACACCAACGCACAGCCTGTATCGCCCGAAGCACCGGGCAACGGCCCGCTTGCCGGGTTGCGCATCCTCGACATGGCCACCGTGGTGGCGGCGCCGTTTTCCGCCACGCTGTGCGCCGACATGGGCGCCGAGGTGGTCAAGCTGGAACTGCCCGACGGCAGCGATCCGCTGCGCGGACTCGAGCCCGTCACCAGGGACCACGCGCTGTACTGGAAAGTGACCAACCGCGGCAAGCGCGGCATCTCGCTGGACGTGCGCACGCCGCGCGGCCGCGAGATCTTCCTGCGCCTGCTGCCGCGCTTCGACGTGCTGGTGGAGAATTTCCGCACCGGCACGCTGGCGCGCTGGGGACTCGATCTTGAAACGCTGCACGCGGCCAACCCCAGGCTGATCGTGCTGCGGCTGACCGGCTTCGGCCAGACCGGGCCGGATGCGACGCGCCCGGGGTTTGCCCGCATCTTCGAAGCCAGGAGCGGCTTCACCAATCTCGCAGGCACGGCACAGAGCGGGCCAATGCATATGAACTACCCGGTAGGCGACATGATCGCCGGCCTGTTTGGCGCCTTCGCCATCGCCACCGCGGTGGCGGAGCAGCGCGCCAGGCCAGCCCAGCCCGGCCGCGAGATCGACCTGGCCGCCACCGAGGCACTGTTCCGCCTGCTGGATCCGCTCGCCATCGAATACGAACAGCTCGGCCATGTGCGCCAGCGCGCCGGCAACCGCACCACCTACGCCGCGCCGTCCAACATGTACCGCACGGCGGACGACACCTGGGTCACCGTGGTGGCCTCTTCCGATGCCACCTTCCGCCGGCTGGCCGAAGCCATGGGCGCACCGCAACTGGCCCAGGCACCGGAGTACGCCACCAACGCCGGCCGCGTGCGCCATATCGAAGCCCTCGACGGCTGCATCGCCGAGTGGTTCGCCGCGCAGCCCTACGCCGCCGCCGCGGCGCGGCTGGAACAATGCCAGGTGCCGTTCAGCAAGGTGTTCAGCATCGCCGATATCGTCGAAGACCCGCAGATGGTGGCGCGCCAGGCCATCGTGCGGCTGCCCGATGCAGACCTGGGCACGGTGCCGGCGCCTTGCGTGGTGCCGCGGTTTTCGGGCTACGCGCCGCCGTCACCGCGTACCGGGCCGGATGTGGGGGAACACAATGCGGAGGTGTATGGGGAGTTGGGTATTGGGAAGGAAGCGTTGGCGCGGTTGCGGGAAGAGGGGGTGGTTTGA